From the genome of Sphingobacterium sp. UGAL515B_05:
AGGATTTTTTTTCTTTTACAGGCAAAGGAGGAATAGCAAAATAGATTGCCAGCAGTGCTATAATACTGACAATAGCCTGTATCGTGAAAGAATATGTCCAGGAGTAGAGACTGGCAATATACGTGGCGAAGGGGACAGTTGTTACCATGGCAATTGCAACACCGCTAAAAACAATGCTCATAAGCTCATTTTCATTTTGCTTTCCTCCTTTTAAAATGGAAACTGACAATGCTGTCGCAATATAGACAGGTTGGAGAAAAGCGGGAAGAATTCTCACGATAAGCAGTAACCAAAAAGGAGGAGATAATGAAGAGACAATCGCCGTGACTAAGAAAATAGCGATGGCTGTTAACATGACTTTCTTGCGGTCGAATCCCGAAGCCAACAATGTCATAAATGGCCCAGTTATGGCAATGATCAAGGCAAAGGCACTCAATAAATAACCTGCTTTGTCGATACTGATATGATAGTGATCGGCTATTTGGGGCAAGATGCCAATAATGCCAAACTCGGTTGTGATTACTGCGAGAAAACCCAAAGCTCCGATGTATGCGTATTTTTTCATAAATAAAAACTTATTGTACATGATTAATTATACGAGCAAATGTAAAGGCAAATACTTGCTTCTGGTTGTAAAGCAGCTATTTGTGTGTTACTAACAAATTTGTAAGTAATGGTAAAAGAAAAGTTGTTCCTGAATAATTGATCTCCGCCTGACATTGATAAGTTGTGTGTTGTCAAAAGTTCCTTTATATTCACTTTAGATTTATTTTAAGGTTGAATACAGATAAGGAATACGAATTAAATAAATTAATGGAACAGCATATATTAATTGTGGGCCTGGGGGGAGTAGGCGGATATTTTGGTGGTATGTTAGCGCGTAAGTATGAAAACACAGATATTCATATCAATTTTTTGGCGCGAGGTAATCATCTTGAGGAGATTAACCAACATGGTTTAAAGCTGTTATTGGAAAAAGGAACCTTTATAGCGAAGCCTTATAAGGCTTCCAGTGAGACTGAAAATTTTACAAAAATGGATTACATTTTTCTCTGTACTAAATCTTATGATCTTGAAGATACGATGGCCTTATTAGGACCGTGTGTGAGCGCAGATACAGTATTCATACCCTTACAGAATGGAGTGGACAGTAAAGAACGTATCAACAGATATTATCCGAATAATTTGGTGGTGGATGGTTGCGCCTATATTGTGTCCCGGTTAAAGGCTGCCGGAGTAATTGAAGTGACAGGAAAATGGGGTACAATGAGTTTCGGATTGAATGGAGAACATGATGAGAGACTGGATAGGTTATATCATCTTGTGCAACAGGCTGATATCCATGTGAATTATTCCGATGAAATTGAGAAAATAATATGGGATAAATTTATTTTTATTTCCGCTATGGCCACAGCTACTTCTTATTTTGATTGTTCTATTGGTCAGATAATGGAAGATCCAAAGAAGAAAGATGCGGTTATTAAACTTATTCAGGAGGTTGCAACATTAGCTCAGGAAAAAGGAGTCGTTATTGCTGATCATATTGTACATATGACCTTGGACAAAATGGAGCAAATGCCTTACGATGCGACTTCATCCATGCATACGGATTATCTTAATAAACGACCGAAAACAGAGTTGGCATCTTTGACAGCTTACGTTATTCGTGAGTCTAAAAAGTATAATCTCGAGACACCTGAATATCAACGCATGTTTGATGTATTGCGCCTAAAATCTGACTAGCTGTATTAAAATAGTTTGCGAGGTGGAAATTTCAATCGATAAGTTCCCCTGGACAAGCTTTTTTTGAATACAAAAAGTAAGTTTTAGTATTCAAAAGAGGGGCATTAGATTTTATTTCCTGTAAGGGCGCTGAATTTATTGCCCCGATTGTCTTTATAAAAATCACCGTCCTTCTTAAAACTATTTGCATCTACTCCTTCAAGTAGCTGTTTTTGATAAAAGACATTTTTTGCATCTTTTCCGAAATCGTGACCTAAAGGTATAAACGTTTTCATATCGGCACCCGGAATTATTTCCTGATTATAATACACATTATTCTTGTCTTTTGAATAGGAGTTGCTTCCATACACATCATTCTTTTCATCAATCGGGAATAACGCAAAGGAAGGAGCATCTACCTGTTCATACCTGAAGCTTTTCCCCCTGAATAGGATCGTTTTGTTGTCAACACTAATATGATCCTGATCAAGTACACGAATTTTATCAATGGTCTTAAAAGACTTCGTTATGGCATCTGATCCCTGCTGAAATGGTGGGTAATAAATTGTATTACCAATTCTTATGTAATATTTGTTTATGGCTTCAATGTTTCCAGCGTTAGCAGTAACTGCTTTAAAGGCTCCTATATTTGGCGAGACATAAACTGAATCTTTATCCATTAAAAAATAGTCATTGACGAACGAAAAGGTTTTCCGATCTGCCTTTATCATGTCATTACTGTAGAAGTAATGGTCCTTGTCGCGTGCCCAGTTTATATGATCCTTTACGAGCTCATATGTTTTTGGATCTGCTCCCTGGATGATATTAAAGCCTAGGGCCTGATCGATATAATAGACATGAAAACGATCTTTTGGAATCTGATTATCGACATAAAAGGAATTCTTGTCCACGAGTTTTTGATTCGTGCCACGAAAATATACCGCATTTTTGTCTTTAGCTATATCTTCTGACAAAACCTCAAATGATTTTGCATCAGCCTGCATTTGTGAAATGCCCAAGCTAAACCAATTCCCGTTCTGACAATAAGCTATCTGCCCTTTTGAATCGATGAAGTAAGAACCGGATTTTTGTTTATCAACAGGTTTGCCAATATTTCGACAAGAAATAAAAAAGCAAAGTAAAATACAAGCCAGAAAAAAAGTGTATTTTTTCATTTTTGCATTGCATATAATTCTAGATTTATTAGTTATTATACCCATCTATATAAATTTACAACTACAAAATTAAAAAACCGAATTTTCAGTTTTCCGTTCCATTATTAAGGCAATTGCATAAAACTGGCACCAATGACTTTTAGCGTGTTGTCAATGCGTTTCCACACCCTAAAATATCTAAATTTTCCTTCTAATGGTGTTCCCATTACCTTGCCTTTTGCCGTCATCGTAGTAACGGAAAGTGCGGTATCCCCAATTATTCTGATCTCATTAATTTCTGTTGAAGCATTTTCAATAATCATAGCCTTTGATCGGTGTGCATTTAGATCCATTTCTTTGGTTAACATTTGACCATCAGGTGCTACAGCAACAAGGTCGTCATATAGGAGGAGATCAAGACCATCTACATTACTGGCTAGCTGCGCCAAGAAAAGTTGGTTCTCTACTTCTGCAATTTCTTTTATCGTGATTTTATCCATATTGTGATTTTTTATGTATAAATCTAGATATTAGTTGGCTGACTATAAGACAGTGTGCAACTATTTAAGGTTTATCTAAATCAAGAATTTTGTATAACTATAAAAATGGAGTTGACCTTGTTAAACGGCTAAGTTTAAAATCAATATGTTGCCTCTGTTGGAAAAATTAATTACTTCTTTGGTTTAGGTAGTTCCTTAATCCATATATTCTTAAAATCTACAGGTTGACCTTCACTCTGTAATGCAATAAATCCACTGCTGAGCAACTTACCATCGATCTTAATTTTGGGGTCATATCCATTGGCTGTTCCACCTCCAATCTGAGGTCTTGAATATTCTAGTACGGTATCTCCGTTAATGATATGTTTGATTAACGAATCTCCTAATACAATCAACTCCCCTTTAACCCATTGATCACCATCATAGGTCTTCGAAGTAGAATTTAAACAATGTGAGGAAGCTATTTTGCCCTGATAGACCACATTGGTTCCAGGAGAACACATATTGCCTGTAGGGCGGGGCTGGCCATCGCTCAGTCCTCCCAAAAGTTGCATTTCGACAGAAATGGGCCAATCCTGTTCTTTCAACATTGTTCTGGGGTCCTGCGAATGAAACATAACGCCGCTATTACGAAGTGTATAGGCGGGGGCACCTTTATGCAGCTCCCCTACAAATCGATATTCAAATTTTAAATGATAATATGAAAAGGGTGTTTTATAATATAAATGGCCAAATTGATCATTAAAATCACCATACTGATCATATCTGACCTTAATTATTCCATCTTCAACTCTAAACGTATTTCCGTAGTTCACACCAACATCATGATGATGAATTTTGACAAACCAATCATTGATGTCCTTTCCGTCAAACAAGGATTTCCAGCCATTATTATCGCCCTGACCTTTCATTCCTGCGCATCCTGTAAAAATAAGACTGCTAGCTACTATTGAATAGATAATTCTTCGCATTGAAGTGATATTTGGTTTAAAATTGGATAGCAAGATACGATATATTCTATTAAACTTTACAGTCTAAGAAATATCGTGGACAGCCGTAGCTCATTGCCCTTAAGCGCTGGTTAGATCATAATAAAACAATTTAAACGGTACTCATCAAACTTTATTTGATTTGGAATAATCTGTTATTCCAAGTTTGTTTCCGAATGGATCATTAAATTCAACCGCTAAACCCGTCATGATCTCAAATGGCTCGCTTAAAAATACGACTCCCTTTTCCTTTAAATATTCACATGTAGTTTTCACATCGTCAACAGTAAACCAAATAGTCGGTTTGGTATGTTGTACTGTACTAAGAATGATTGCAGGTTCATTTTTGCCTATTTTGAACGCAATCATTCCCTTATCCGAAAAATCGAATTTAGTTTCAAGACCAAGTTGATTTCCATAAAATTCCTTGGCGCTATCCAGGTCCTGTGCTGGTAGAAAGAAATTGTCGTAATCTAAGAGTAAGTTCATGATGGTTACGCTCTAATTTGTGATAAGTCAACACCAAATGCTGTCAATTGGGATTCTCCGAGTTCGGTAATATAGAGGTCTTTATCGATGGGATCTTTTTTTGCTAGCCAGCCTTTTGCTATTAACGCCTCCAATAAGAGCTGGCCGAGTTTTCCGCCGATATGTTCGTAACATAATTTTGCGGACTTTACTTTATCGTAGTTTTTCATTTTTGTTTTTTTTACGTTGGGCTTAACTTTTGATTTATAATTTCTTAGCTATAAAATTATGAAAATGAAAAGGGCAGCAAAATGATCAAAATCATCAAATCAAGTGGCTATTTGACACAATGTAGCGTGTTATTCTTTCAGTTTAAAAAAACAAAATGTACCTAAATTTGGTATCTAAATCAGGGATTTTATGATTTATGAAAAAAGAACAGGATAAAGAGCAGCAGGTAAGCAGTTTGTTTATACGATATAAAACTCAATTGGAAGACTCGTCTTATGTAAGCGTCGATTTTTTGGTTCTACTCGTGGATATCATTCGTCCCAAGCATACCAATCTGCTCTATAAGATCGATATTCAATTTTTGCTGGACTATCTCCATGCCGCACCTGAAGAGCTGGAAAGCTTTCAGCTTTATTTAATAAGAATTCTGGCTAGTAAAGATTTTGATCAATTGATTTCAGATACAGGAATTATCAGCTATGCGGATTTTTTTTACGAGCTTAAAAAAAGGATCACCGAGCGATACTTACCTTTTCAGCCACCTAAGTCTACTTTGCAATATATATTAAATCAGGTTTTTTATAAACCTGGTGATGCCGATTGGATTGCTACGGTTTCGCAAGAGCAGGTCGATGAACTCTTTCGTTTATGTGGATTCGAAACAATTTATGATGATGAAACTGGTTTTGGAATGATCGAAATATTGTATGGGTTGGAACTGTTGGTTCAACGCATTACGGGGCGTGCAATGGAAACGGATGTAAATAAGATGGTACCTGAGTTTCAAAATTTTGATAGTCCATTTATAGCCATTATGCGGGAATTCACCGAATTGAATGATCGTATTTTGCAGTCGGACAATAAGTTTATCTCTTCGGATGATCTGACTTATAAACAAATTTTGGTACTTCATAAGCAATGCGAATCGTATATTGAAACTGCCTTCGATAATTCACATCGTTTCGGAATTTCCATAAAGGTTAATCAATCACTTTTGCGCATGCGGCAACAACTTGAAAGGATCCGAGAAATCTTGCTTTTTTTAGTGATTGATCATCCGGAAGAAAAAAAGGAAAAGACGATTGCACTGGCAATGACCCTTATTGGATACAATTCCCGAAAAAGTAATATTCGCAAATTGGTTGGGCAGAGTACACAGCTTTTAGCCTACGAGATTACTCATCATACTGCACAGACTGGAGAACATTATATTACTTCAAGTCGGCAGGAATATTGGAAAATGTTCCGTTCTGCCTGCGGTGGCGGCCTCATTGTGGGCGTAATGTGCATCGTTAAATTATTATTAGGTAAGGTACACAGCAGTGAGTTTGGTCATGCATTTTTATATAGCCTGAATTATGCTGTTGGCTTTACGTTAATTTATCTCTTTGGGGCTACCTTAGCCACCAAACAACCTGCAATGACAGCTTCAGCATTGGTCAACGCAATTGAGCAGGGGATTGCCGAACAGGGGACCAGCAAGCATCGGTATTGGATATTTGCCGAATTATTTGCACGATTATTTCGGTCTCAGTTTATTGCTTTTGTTGGTAATGTTTTGATGGCTTTTCCGATGAGTCTTTTTCTTATTTGGGCGATTCAACAATTGTGTCAGGTCAATATTGCGAGTGCCAAGTGGTTGCATCTGGTCAATGACCTCAATCCGATAAAGACGCCCTTGGTCTTGCATGCCTCTATTGCAGGTGTTTTTTTATTTCTTTCTGGAATTATTGCCGGCAGTATTTCAAATCGGGACAAGCATAACTCCGTATATTATCGTATTCAGGAACACCCCATGTTGAAAAAGATATTTGGACAAGCAAAAACAAACAAAATAGCTTCGTTTTATGAAAAAAAATGGGCAGGAATCGTGTCTAACGTGTGGTTCGGGATCTTTATGGGTTCAACAGCTTCCATCGGACTTTTTTTAGGTTTAAATCTTGACATTAGGCATATTACATTTGCCAGTGGAAATTTGGCCCTGGGCTTATTTGGTCATGGGATGGAGCTCTCTACCGACATATGGGTTTGGGGCATTCTAGGAATTGGAATTATAGGGTTCTTTAATTTTATGGTCAGCTTTTCGCTATCCTTGATGTTAGCCTTCCGGTCGCGAAATTTATCGTCGAAAGAATTGATTAAAATGGGAAAGGCTGTTTGGATCTATTTTAAAATAAATCCAAAACTGTTTTTCTTCCCACCTCGAAAAGGTTAAGGGATAAATATTATCTTGACTACGATGTTTTGATGCCGAGAGGTATATGCCCCCACGGAAACGCCCCACGTAAAAATATAGGGTCATTTTGCTATGATCTAAACGTTGATGTCACCAGAAAGGTCGGGTTTATCTTTGTCATCTTTTTCTTTCTGTTCGGCCTGTGCTTCCTCCTTGTTATGGGTGCGATCGTCTTTGAGGCCAGATAGGTCGGTGTTAGGGTCCTCTTCTTCCTCTTTAGAGGCCTCCTCTTCCTGTGGCTTGGACAAGTCTGGGCTTGGCTCACGTGGATCCGGATTTGGGATAGCAGTCATGAGAAGAACCACCATACCTAGTTTATTATTTATGTTTTTTGATCTGTTCATTTTAACTCGTTTTTTAAAAGAGAACATTTTTCGAACCATTATCGTTGGCTGAAATCGTATCTTATTTATTGCCTGTGATAATTTCAACTATACCATGCAGCAAGGTAAGCTTCAACTGTTGGCCAAAGTAACTCTTGCGCTCATCATCGATGTGTATTTCTTTGCCTTCCCATTCCATTGCTAATCGACTCGTCCGGATAGGTATTATTTTAAATTCGACGTTTGTTCCATTCAATAGTCCATCGATATAGTTTATAAGTTCCTGACGTTGATCGACAGTGACAATGATGATATCAAACTGCCCATCTCCAGGATCAGCATCAGCAGCAAGCACTAACCTCGGTCCGATGCTTGGTATATTCATGATCTCAACCAGTATGCACTCTTTTTCATAGTTATTTCCAGCTACTGTAAGTCTCAGTGTGGTAGCGGGAAATGTTTCCACCAGTTTGCGGAGCTGTCTTAGTGCAGTTTTGATTTCATCTTCTGCACTAAGATCTTCGGTGTTTTTTTTATCCATTTTTTTTATTAGTGTAGGAAATACCCCAAAACCGATAGATTCAATAAAATATAGAGGTTTTTTTTCTAATCCTATGACCATCCCTACATCGAATTTTTTAAGTAGAGCGTTTCTCCAAAGACCAATAGCTTTTTCACAGTCGAGAGGAATACCGAGAGAAATAGCAATATTGTTTGCGGTGCCTTGTGGTAATATGGCGATCGGCCTCTTAAATCTTAGCTTTTTTTCCAGAAGACCCAAAACGGTCATTCTTATGGTGCCATCACCGCCGGCCAAGGCGATGATATCTGTCTGTGGGTCGATCTTTTTGACAGCATCTTTTTTTGTTACTACGGTGCAATTGTGGCCAAGATCTTCAATCAGTTGACATAGTTCGTCTTTGTCGCCGTTCGAGTCATCTCCAGCAGCAGGATTGTGTACTAACCTGATATTTTTGCCCTGTTCTTTCATAACAGCAGAACAAAGCAGGTTTGAGATTGGTTTTCATAGAAAAGGACAGCTATGAATATACTTATCACCAATGACGATGGTATCTATTCTCCGGGCATTGCGGCACTGGCACAGACGGCGAGAGAGTTTGGGACGGTAAAGATTGTGGCACCCGATGTTGAGCAGTCGTCAATGGGTCACGCTATTACGCATTCCCGGCCCTTAAGCTATCGGCGAGCGCCTGTTACTTTTGCAGATATTGATGCCTTTAGGGTCAATGGAACGCCGGCAGATTGTGTGGCCTTGGGTTTACATATGTTTCCAGATACGCAGGTTGTGCTTTCAGGTATTAATATGGGACCAAACCTAGGCAATTCAATGTGGCACTCAGGAACATTGGCTGCGGCAAAGCAGGCAACATTGCTCGGGATTACGGGTATTGCATTGAGTACACCTGTTGGAAAGACAGAACCTGATTTTGAAGGGCTGTCTCGGTGGACAATCGACGTGCTCAAGATATTACTGAAAAATAAGGGCCCTGCTCTTTATAATGTGAATTTTCCGCCTAAACCTCAAGGGCTTTCCTGGACAAGACAATCAGTACGTTTATATGATGGCCGTGTGGTGCCTGGAGAGGATCCTATGGGAAGGAAAAACTATTGGATCACAGTAGTGCCATTAGAACCTGCTGAAAAGGGTACTGATCGCTGGGCAGTAGAACACAATTTGGTTTCTATTACCCCCTTACGTCTTGACCTAACTGCACATGATGAACTTGCGGCCAGGCAGACAAGCGAACATAAATAATAGCGAGTAATAAAATACTATAAGATGGTAACAACCGAAAATTTAATACAAAAGAAAAGATTCCGTCCCGCCAACAAAGCTGGATTTGGGGGAGTGGCATTGGGAAATGGATTTCAGCACAACTCAGATGTCGAATGCTTAAAGGCAGTCGAAGCCGCCTGGAATGCAGGGATACGATTGTTTGACACCTCGCCATGGTATGGTTTGGGTATCAGCGAACGTAGGATGGGCTTATTTTTAAAAGATCAGCCTCGAGAAAGTTTTACGCTGTCAACAAAAGTAGGCCGATTAATGTTGCCACGGGAGGATTTTAAAATGGAGCAATCGTTATGGAAAGGAAAATTAAATTTTGCTTACCAATATGATTATAGCGCTTCAGGAGTGAGAAGAAGTATCGAAGATAGTCTACAGCGCTTGGGATTATCTTCCATTGATGTGGTATTTATTCATGATCTTTCACCTGACAATGGAGATATGAAAGACAGCTATACACATTATTTTGAGCAAGCTATTCACGGAGCAATGCCCGAATTGACTAAGATGAGAGAAGAAGGTATTATTAAAGGTTGGGGACTGGGAGTTAATACCATTGCGCCTATCTTACAGACATTGGAAGTTGCTGATCCAGATATTTTTCTCTCAGCCTGCCAGTATTCATTGATAAAACATGACGATGAACTGAATCAGATTTTCCCGAAAGTTGCTGAAAGAGATATTTCGATTATTGTAGGAGCGCCATTATGTGCTGGATTTTTATCGGGTAAAGATCGTTATCTCTATGATGGGAAGTTTCCTGCCGGTGTTAAAGAAAAGCTAAATGCTTTGCAACAGGTCGCGAAAAATCACGCTGTAGATCTTCGTACAGCAGCATTGCAATTTGCAGCCGCTCCCGACGCAGTGTCTGGTGTTATACCCGGTGCACATACCGCTGAACAGGCCGTGCAAAATGCACATTCCTTTGAGGCAAAGATTCCTGTCGACTTTTGGAAAGAGTTGAAACATGATAAACTTATTGAAGATCACGCACCGGTACCCAATATTCAACATAACTGATAAAACTAAGGGTGTGAATAGCGCACCCTTTTCTGTTGAATAAAGCATCTCAGCGACAACTAATGCTCGCTGAAATATTTGTTTATTCTTTATTATTGAACAACGTTAGTTAGATCGATCGGGATCATCAGGTTAAACGTAATTTTATTGTCTTTTAAATTTACGACTATCTTTCCTTTATGAATTTTAACTATTTCACTCACAATAAATAGCCCTAATCCGAGTCCATTACTATTGACTCCTTTTACGAAAGGCTTAAATAGATCTTTAAGATCTGAATATTGCGGATAGGTGACCTCATTTGTAACACTAAAAACAAAATTTTCTTTTTTAATGCATGCATTTATTTCGATATTTTGATGAGGATTACCATGTTTTATAGCATTTCCAATTAAATTAGCGAAAGCCCGCCCCATTTTCTGATGATCACAAGGCACATCAACCGGAAGGTCGATGTTGACGATTAACGTTCTATTATGTAATACTTCAAATTCCGATAAGATTTGCTTAATCAATGAATCCATACGGTAATGATCATTAATTCTAATTAGTCTGCCTTGAAGACGGATCGTACTGAAATCTAAAATATCATCTATCACTCCTTTCACCCGTAATGAAGCCTCTTCTATTTTCTTTATTAATTTTTTTTGACTTTCATCTTTAATGTTTGCGCCAAGATATTGCGAAATCACTTTTAAGATGCTGACAGGATTATTTAAGTCATGGGCCAAGGACGATAAAACCAGTTCTCTGTTTTTGGAATACCTAAGTTCCTGTTCTAATTTTCTTCTCGTATTTCTACGTTCAATGACAGTTTTAAAATCTATTGCAATCAAATCACTGCAAACAGGGAGCAACGTCTCCAATTTAATTGGGTCGAAGTGTACGGGTTCCGCATTCATGAAACTCAAGTGTCCAACAATAGAATTATTTTTGTTAATAATTGGATAAGAGATATAGCTTTTTAAACCGAATTCATGAAGAACTTGTGTCCATTCGTCGACAGAACATTGCTCGCTATCGTCAATGTAAATAGGTGAGAAACCTTTCCTTATTTCCTGATATATTTTAACGTAGTTTTCACTGTTTTTATTGACGATCTTCTGAGAGTGATAGTCATAAACGCACCAATTCCCCCATTTACGGCCAATTTTCCTACGTATCATGCCATACCTCATTTTCGTGTGGCCACATAAAGCCTCCAAAATTCTTTGACAGGAGTCGAAGTCGCTCTTCTTCGTATACCTATCGTACCATTGATTTTGATTTAATTGGTTTGGGATTGTCATTTTTATTGCCGGTCTATTTGTTTACGAATAGCTTTGACTTACTGTTGAGGTTGGTGCACCTTAGAAGTACTAATACCCTTTATTGCGCGAAATATAAATGCTATAGCTGCAATAATTAATAGAATATGAATAAAATCTTCTGTTATGAATCCGCCCACAAAAGTAACCGCCCAAACAATCATTACGCTAATAGCTACCGAATATAATAGGTCTTCCATATAATATTATTCTTTATTGAAGAACAATATCTAAATAGAATCGTTTCGTAATTTTGTAACTTGATAAGAAAACTTATAAAAAAAGCCGTTTTACATTAGTATAACGGCTTTTTATTCAATTTCTGCGACTTAGGACGTTGATTCCCTTAGGAAAATGGTAAAAGTAATGAAAAACACATGTTATGCTGTTTTTTTTTAACGACATTTGAACATGGCTCTATTAATAACTTTGGATAATGTCTATCAATTGTATAATCTCGACCTTTCAAAAAAGACGGAAGGCATAGTTATTCTTAGTCAACGACATGGTCCTGGGAAGAAATATACAAATCATAGCCGCATATTTGATGGTTTATTATTAGGTTTTATGGTACAGGGATCTATGAAATCTCAAATCCATTTCTTAGAATATGAAGTAAACAAAGGGGACATTGCTATTTTACAGCCACAAGTGATGATCGACACAAAATCATTGAGTGAAGATGCTGAAATTATAACAATCGGTCTTTCATTGGATTTCATTACAGAATTTCCTGTTCTACGGGAGTTTGTAATGAACAATCAAATAAGATGGCAGCCAATTATTAGACTTCAATCGGAAGAAATTAAACTCCAAAATGAATTATTGACCCTTATACAAAACTTCTACCATAAAAAAGCAAGTCCCAATAAGACACAAATGCTACGGCATCTCGTCATGGTGCTAGTTAGTATGATTTCTGAAGTCTATTCTAAATTACCAAATAACAAAAATTTGGTGAAAAGCCGTACGCATGAGATTATCGATGAATTTTATCTGCTTGTTTCAAGGTATGCCGGGCAACAAAGAAGTGTTGTATTTTACGCTGAAAAACTACATTTAACACCTCAATATCTTTCAACTTTCCTCAAACAGAAAACTGGAAGATCTGCATTACAATGGATTGATCATATCACAATTCTACATGCTAAAACATTATTAAAATCTTCTAATTTATCAATCAAAGAAATCAGTAATGAACTTCATTTTGAAGAAACAAGCGTCTTTTGCAGATACTTCAAACGAATTGTTGGTTTGTCACCAACAACTTATCGAAATGTGTGATAGATGGTATTCGTTTAACTATCGAAGGCATTTACAGATTTTCAAGTAGAATTAGCTTTCAAATGGTACGTAAACACCATTAAATTGTCAATAGCTCCTTTTCCCGTCTGTTTAATTTTACGGCATGAAAAATACAGGAAAAAAAGCAGCTATCGGGTTTATATTTATTACCCTGTTGATTGATATTACAGGTTGGGGCATTATACTTCCAGTTGTTCCTAAACTCATTGCAGAACTTATTCATGGAGACCTTAGTGAAGCAGCAAAATATGGAGGATGGCTCGGCTTTGCTTATGCTATTACACAATTTATATGTGCGCCTATAGTGGGCAATCTCAGTGATAAATATGGTAGACGCCCAATTATCTTAATTTCTCTTTTTGGATTTGCCATCGACTATATATTATTAGCATTGGCGCCATCTATCAGTTGGCTCTTTTTGGGAAGAATCATTGCTGGGCTGACTGGGGCTAGTATTTCAACCGCTAGTGCATACATCGCTGATATATCCACGGATGAAGATAGAACCAAAAATTTTGGTTTAATAGGCGCAGCTTTTGGTATGGGGTTTATCTTGGGCCCGGTAATCGGTGGTTTACTTGGATATTACGGCGCTCGAGTACCCTTTTATGCAGCCGCTTTATTATGCCTAGTAAATT
Proteins encoded in this window:
- a CDS encoding GAF domain-containing sensor histidine kinase — translated: MTIPNQLNQNQWYDRYTKKSDFDSCQRILEALCGHTKMRYGMIRRKIGRKWGNWCVYDYHSQKIVNKNSENYVKIYQEIRKGFSPIYIDDSEQCSVDEWTQVLHEFGLKSYISYPIINKNNSIVGHLSFMNAEPVHFDPIKLETLLPVCSDLIAIDFKTVIERRNTRRKLEQELRYSKNRELVLSSLAHDLNNPVSILKVISQYLGANIKDESQKKLIKKIEEASLRVKGVIDDILDFSTIRLQGRLIRINDHYRMDSLIKQILSEFEVLHNRTLIVNIDLPVDVPCDHQKMGRAFANLIGNAIKHGNPHQNIEINACIKKENFVFSVTNEVTYPQYSDLKDLFKPFVKGVNSNGLGLGLFIVSEIVKIHKGKIVVNLKDNKITFNLMIPIDLTNVVQ
- a CDS encoding aldo/keto reductase; translated protein: MVTTENLIQKKRFRPANKAGFGGVALGNGFQHNSDVECLKAVEAAWNAGIRLFDTSPWYGLGISERRMGLFLKDQPRESFTLSTKVGRLMLPREDFKMEQSLWKGKLNFAYQYDYSASGVRRSIEDSLQRLGLSSIDVVFIHDLSPDNGDMKDSYTHYFEQAIHGAMPELTKMREEGIIKGWGLGVNTIAPILQTLEVADPDIFLSACQYSLIKHDDELNQIFPKVAERDISIIVGAPLCAGFLSGKDRYLYDGKFPAGVKEKLNALQQVAKNHAVDLRTAALQFAAAPDAVSGVIPGAHTAEQAVQNAHSFEAKIPVDFWKELKHDKLIEDHAPVPNIQHN
- a CDS encoding helix-turn-helix domain-containing protein — its product is MALLITLDNVYQLYNLDLSKKTEGIVILSQRHGPGKKYTNHSRIFDGLLLGFMVQGSMKSQIHFLEYEVNKGDIAILQPQVMIDTKSLSEDAEIITIGLSLDFITEFPVLREFVMNNQIRWQPIIRLQSEEIKLQNELLTLIQNFYHKKASPNKTQMLRHLVMVLVSMISEVYSKLPNNKNLVKSRTHEIIDEFYLLVSRYAGQQRSVVFYAEKLHLTPQYLSTFLKQKTGRSALQWIDHITILHAKTLLKSSNLSIKEISNELHFEETSVFCRYFKRIVGLSPTTYRNV
- a CDS encoding lmo0937 family membrane protein is translated as MEDLLYSVAISVMIVWAVTFVGGFITEDFIHILLIIAAIAFIFRAIKGISTSKVHQPQQ